The DNA region ACGTCcttttgttttcctttaaaaAGTGAGGCCCAAGGCCTGGATTTAAAGAGACTGATGGATCCAGCTCATTTAAATGCACGCACGTGACCACGTGTTATGATACCCCTTCCCTATCACCTCTATAGGTGCCCTTGGAGCCCGTAACACAGACCTGCTCCTCTTCCATTCCTATGTCACATCTCCCTCCACCAAACCTCGTAGGTTTAGACAGGACCTCACCTCAAACCCCCCTCCCCTCTAGCTTCTGTTAAGTCGCCGGAGCTCCCATCCATATTGACAACGAGAAGATAAGATCTCCATCGGTGATATTGATCTTGGCCAAAATCTTTTCCACTAGGCCTTTGACACGAACACGAGCCCATCTGGGATGATTTTGAGCTCAGTTTCCTCCTCTGTCTCTAGCCACCCACCACACCTTCCCCTATCTTCATCAAGATCGAGTTTGTCCAGAGATGCAGGGGTAGGCCTACCACTCGAATCCAGAATCAGCCGTAGTTGGTATGTTTTGGGAAGGCACCCGCCGTCGGCGGCCTTCACTGCAACTTTAACTGTCGGCCTTGTCTCCTCTAATATTCCATTAGGACATGTCCAGCTGCTGCCCTCGACTGAAATTCAGACAGGAATTTAAAGTCATTCATATCATAGACTTGGACCCCTGAGCACCTTTCCAAGTTTGTTGAGCCCATCTCCTTATATCGTTACGAGTGGGAGAGTCATATTCGCCGGAGAATTTCCTCATCAAACATTGTCCAGGAGATCCTTGTCATCAAGTTGCGAGTGTGTTCTTAGAGAGCCCACCTCAGTCCCTACCACTGGCTCCTTCTGTGTCCACCTATTCTTGTATAAAGCTTCCTTGCAACTCCCCTTCTCTAATGTCCAGAATTTTTCTGTATCCCCGGGTAGTCTGGTTTTCTGTACTGAAAGATCCCTATTAATGAAGCACTCATTTGTGACCAACATTTTCCATCCTTCATTGTATACATTATCTCTGGTAAGATGATTACTGCTATATCCTTCCCCTTGACAGAGATGACTGAAATAGACCTACCATATTGATTGAATTTCTGAGATAGATAAAGACTTGTCGAATAATCTCTGCAACGCCAAGATTTAAAGGTCTTTCCCCTGTTTCCAGACGCTTTCCTGAGTCTCTTTCAGATCCGTAACAGTGCACTTTGCTCAACACCAATCTTCTCTTGCAGaagcggatccaggatttaaactCTATGGGTTCAATCTTAAGATTCTTAGCATTTAATCTATTATATTTTCGAAGTAAGGGTTCATATCAATTATTTATTAcagttttaataattttttacacacaaatttatgctccgcgtcgaaagttaggggttcaattgaacccctaccTAGAGTGCTAGATACGCCTCTGTTCTCATGTGATGTCTTGCACTTTCAACCCAATCGAACTAAGTCTCCGCCTTAGACCTTGATTCAGTAATATTGTATGACTTACCCCCTAAACAAAAATGTAATATGTTATCCATGAAGTCTGGATTAcctaaaaagaaagaaatggagaTGAGCTCTGATGGAAGAAGTCCACCGGAGAGAGGAGGTGCTGAAGCCCCGAAGGGACCTCAGTTAGGTGTCTTGGGAAGCAATTTCTAATACTTGTTCCCTACTGTTCATACTTTTCCCCTAGCCGGTATTAACTTGTAATAAATTCATTTTTCATTGGTCTCATGCGCGTCCCATCATAATTACGAGTACAACAATTATTTTGCTATCTTAAAGAGGTGTAGTTAAAAATAATGACTTATTCCGAAGAATTCTATTTCTCATGTACCATTCTTTCTCTAAAATGTTGGTTATTTCTTGCAGTGTACGCACACCAATATCAATGAAGTACTTTCCACGCTTCTTTTTGCTTTACTTTCTGGTTTTCCACATCTACTTCTTTTCATATAGCTATggtatgtccaaattacttgagGTTTCTTGAGGTTCAGATTTTGCTTACTCTTCCTTATCTGACAACATGGTCTTATCTTCTCAGGTTTTTCTTATCTGGCACTCTCGACAACAGCTGCATTTATGCAACACCTTATTTTATATTTTTGGAACCGTTTTGAGGTAGGATGCAAATTTTGATACTTTTAGTAGTTAGAGAGTCTCTTTGTTTTAGCAGATATGTGAAATTAAACTAGTTTAGACACTAGCAAACCTTATGATTACTTTATATCTGCTTGGTGGGTGTGAATATCTCCTGTATTTTTCTGTTACTTTCAACAGTACAGTTCATCTGAAGTTACCTGTGATAGAATTGAATGCTTGAGGTTGTGTATTATACTCCTTTGATCCTGTACAGTCATGTCCATGGTTGCAGGTGCTAGCAAAACAgagtgagaaaaaaaaaaagactgatTTCTTAAACATTTTGAGCGCACTTTGTTGTTCTTACTTCTCCCCGTGGAGATAAAACGTCAAATCAAAATTTATGTCCTTGGGAATGAATTCCCCTGACAGAAACGCAAGAGGGATAACTAATTGAAGTAAGATGATTACCCTACTGTTCCTCTTGACTTAAACAGCTAATAATTGTCTGACAGTGTGCTCATATTGCCTACGATCTTCAGATTGATAATGATAACCTCATGCTTGAATGTATTTGCTTTGAGGATTCCATGCTTGATCCATATTTTTCTGCCTAGATGGCTGTCCTAGCAAATCTAGCACTCCTTGAACTAGGTTTACTACTAATTGATGCTGGACGGTTTTTGCTTAAACTTGATCTCTGTTCGAATTCCTGGCTTTATTTTAAATTAGGTGGGAATTTATCTATGTCTATATATTTAAGAGCTCAAGATTGTCGATCAGACGCATGGTCTTGAGTAGGGGAGCTTTACTCTGGCTTTGTAAAAGGCTAAAGGAAGCATCAGAGAACAGGGGGAAATCTTTCAAATCATGGAGATGTCGGGATTTCTCGACAAATATTTATTGTGCTCAGAAGTTCAATAAATATGGACGATTCATATCAGTTATTTCCAGTGTTATTAAAGGCGAGCGCCTTCTCGCCTTTGGCGAGAGGCGAGGCAAGGCGTGGCTGCTGCGCCTTTCATGGCCATGGCGAGCAGACCTTCAAAAGACGCGCCAATGGCGAGAAAGGCGCTAATGGCGCATGGCGAGGCGAGCTGGAAAGGCGAGGCGaccagaatttaaaaaaaaaaacaattaaaagaaGTGGAGGACTTAAATAAAGTGGAGGACTCTTTTCATGTCCCCTTTTCCCGTTTTGTTGTCTGACACtaatttgttttctttatttaataaataaaagcTCCACTAAGTTCTTAGTGGAAAGTTTCAGGTATGTCTCTTTCTCCTTCTTGTTTTTCTTCagttcttctttcttcttctttcttcctcctGTATTTTCGACTTCTGCTTCTTCGTctgttcttcttctttcttcttcttttttttccggCGACAATTGGCCTATTTCCGGCCACCtctggttttttttttccttcttctattctcttcttctttttctgttttttctcctctgtttttttttccttcttctattctcttcttcttttttctgttttttctcctctgtttttttaCCCTCAGTTTTTTTCACCTCTGTTAATTGCTCTGTTattttctcctctgttttttcctctgtttttttttctctgtttggACCAGTGAGACAGTGGTTGTTTTGCTCCTATTTTTTCTGTTCAATAATTGTTTAAATTTTGTTATACAATTATAAACAGTAGGTTCAAATTCAATGGAATCGTCGGACGCTAGCAAAAAAGACATAGGTTGGAATTATGGTGCCAAAGGCCCAACAAAAGATTCAGTCACATGTATCTTTTGTCGAGAAACTTTCAATGGCGGAATTACTCGACACAAACAACATTTGATTGGTGGTTACAGAAATGTAAAAAAATGTGGAACTTGTCCTCCTGAAATTAGGGAAGAATTAAAAAAGTATGTTGAAAGTAAACAGTTGTTAAAAACTCAAATGTTGCACCAACCATCCTTGGCTAATCTctctgatgaagatgatgaaatgAGGCCTCCTCcctcaaaaacacaaaaaatgtCATCCAATGCATCATCCACGGCACGGACTGCCAATGTGAAAGGTCCCATGAATCTTTATTACCCGCAAACATCAAAGGGGAAGGGAAGCAGTAGCACGGCAGCGTCTGATGCATCCAAGAAGTTGCTAAGAGATCGCGCTGTAAGTGCTTTTGTAGTATGGGGATATGATGCAGGGCTCCCTTTTAATTGTGTAAATCACAAAAGTTTTGATAAATACATTGAGGCCATAGgacaatatggcccaggaatgaaaCCTCCTACCTATCACGAAATTAGAGTTACTCATCTAAAAAAAGAGGTGGAGAAGATAGATGAGATTATTGAGGAACATAAATTGATATGGACAGAGTTTGGGTGTTCAATTATGATGGACAAGTGGACAGCACGAAATGGAAAAATGATCATCAATATTTTGGTCAATTCTCCATTAGGTGGTGTGTTTCTTGGGTCAGTCGATGCTAGTGATGAATCTACAAATTCCACCAAGATGTTCAACTTGTTTGAGAAGACTATTAAGCAAATTGGACCGGAAAATGTTATACAAGTTGTTACCGATAATGCTAGCGAGAATGTTAAAGCCGGTGACATGATAATGGGTGTGTACCCGCACATTTACTGGACTCCATGTGCTGCCCATTGTATCAATTTGATGTTTGGTGACATCTTCAAAATAAACCCGTATGCTTCAGGTGAAAAAAAATAGCTCTAACTTTCTTTATAGCTTATACTATATTACTATATGCTTATTACTTATTACTTAGCTACTGAAATAATCCTTTTACAGTTTTTCAGAAGGCCATTAAGATACATTCTTACATAGCAATGAGACCATTGTTGTTGAACATGATGAGAAGATATACAAACCAAAGAAATTTGGTGAAACCGGCTAAGACAAGATTTGCAACGGCCTTCTTAACTTTGCAATCTTTTTACATGCAAAAGAAAAACTTGAGAACTATGATCTTCTCAACCGAATGGACAGAAAGTAGATTTGCAAAGGAACTTTTGGGAAAAGAAGTTGTCAGACATCTTACTTCTACATCTTTTTGGAATGATGTTGTTAGGGCACTTAAAGTTGGTTCACCTTTGATAGTAGCGCTTCGCTTGGTGGATGgagaaaaaaaatcatcaatgGGCTATATTTATGAAGCAATGGATAGAGCCAAAGAAGCTATTGAAAAGGGTTTTCATGGTGATCGGAAGCAATATGAGAAAGTTTTCGAAATCATTGATCGGCGGTGGACGGACCAACTTCATAGACCTTTGCATGCAGCAGGCCATGTTTTGAACCCGGGAATGTTTTACACTAATTATCAAAATAAGACTTTATCAACAGAAGTGTGGAATGGTTACTTTGAATGTGTTAATAAGATGGTCCCTAATGCAACACAAGATGCTCTCATCAAAGAGCTTCATATGTATAAAAATGCATTGGGGACTTTTGGTATGCCTCAGGCTATAAGAAACAGA from Lycium barbarum isolate Lr01 chromosome 10, ASM1917538v2, whole genome shotgun sequence includes:
- the LOC132615456 gene encoding uncharacterized protein LOC132615456, with product MESSDASKKDIGWNYGAKGPTKDSVTCIFCRETFNGGITRHKQHLIGGYRNVKKCGTCPPEIREELKKYVESKQLLKTQMLHQPSLANLSDEDDEMRPPPSKTQKMSSNASSTARTANVKGPMNLYYPQTSKGKGSSSTAASDASKKLLRDRAVSAFVVWGYDAGLPFNCVNHKSFDKYIEAIGQYGPGMKPPTYHEIRVTHLKKEVEKIDEIIEEHKLIWTEFGCSIMMDKWTARNGKMIINILVNSPLGGVFLGSVDASDESTNSTKMFNLFEKTIKQIGPENVIQVVTDNASENVKAGDMIMGVYPHIYWTPCAAHCINLMFGDIFKINPYASVFQKAIKIHSYIAMRPLLLNMMRRYTNQRNLVKPAKTRFATAFLTLQSFYMQKKNLRTMIFSTEWTESRFAKELLGKEVVRHLTSTSFWNDVVRALKVGSPLIVALRLVDGEKKSSMGYIYEAMDRAKEAIEKGFHGDRKQYEKVFEIIDRRWTDQLHRPLHAAGHVLNPGMFYTNYQNKTLSTEVWNGYFECVNKMVPNATQDALIKELHMYKNALGTFGMPQAIRNRDKTSPCKWVDLVIFIALLKLFDLFIIIKPLIFFYN